The following coding sequences are from one Lolium rigidum isolate FL_2022 chromosome 6, APGP_CSIRO_Lrig_0.1, whole genome shotgun sequence window:
- the LOC124660189 gene encoding zinc finger protein VAR3, chloroplastic-like, producing MGGASRLLSSLLLTSSPLRLRPSAAAFALFISTPTAASRRQLLLSSLSPLRTLSTSAAAASPLPSSSSSASSTQQPHAPFPEWSRLVDRLAAAGYAARVRSAADELAVASGFGLSAEAESAVSSCLAFARDRPDLLRSLPRKDVEVVVANAAPALFKDGEASAQRLQQYLAQGDAMESVKAETVDIVRYLLSYAYSSSDSYVEDKELTDSAVRNILAELVNSSGLSSTSSFVESTVGQNTLGQPERFSRPLGQNVEMKRGDWICTRCSFMNFARNARCLECNEHRPKKMLTGGEWECPQCDFYNYGRNLSCLRCECKRPASIASNPASAGLGGVAQLLDVPNAGRSEIERKLAENDEKAERWLSKVSQLDDSADLSSLAADEDFPEIMPMRKGVNKFVVSTRKTPLERRLASGNNSPQTPASDSKISQTLDRILGRSTSISSPNNQSDNGGVNASAPKRLTGHLSDIDPVPFVPLSADLFAKPQNTKSNEQADMDGQISKETGSSSDVALASTERRDVDKSLGAAEKWSKKVAELDNVNNLSSAISDEDFPEIMPMRKGENRFVISKKKDRSLASPQYKRHSVLEQADNSNFTPFVPFPPDYFAKKDAPAESTPDTGVVSEGSPSADKLPETNASSGNLGNSLNTSQVMGSQASSNINNENWNRNYSQQNLSTGGNTRDGSSNQQHQQQPHELGDRLSGTSSTSAWNPNYSQGRFNDGRGVSGNYQHPQQPHEVGNGSGGTSNTDAWNTNYSQGRFNDGRGGSSNYQHQQQPHEVGDRSSGTSNNSAWNKNYSQERFNDGTGRSNNYQQQMQPHEAGGRYSGTSNTHALNTNYSQGSFNEGQDVSTHNGGGYSAQPSYTPGYSNNNSNNNSWSSSNNHNWSGSHPDNSTASSGSASANPNQATGYSSYGGRGYTGKSLEGSAVRDPDPLDMSEEAKAERWFRRAAQITNVEDLVNIPDEDFPAIMPMRKGVNRFVVSKRKTPLERRLTSPQYRRNLPVVSSEPDKDAS from the exons atgggcgGCGCCTCCAGGCTGCTGTCCTCCCTCCTTCTCACCTCCTCCCCGCTCCGtctccgcccctccgccgccgccttcgccctcTTCATCTCCACGCCCACCGCGGCATCCCGCCGCCAACTCCTGctctcctccctctctccccTCCGCACgctctccacctccgccgccgcagcaTCACCCCTTccctccagctccagctccgcGTCGTCAACCCAACAGCCCCATGCCCCTTTCCCGGAGTGGTCCCGACTCGTCGACCGCCTCGCGGCCGCCGGTTACGCCGCCCGCGTCCGCTCCGCCGCCGACGAGCTTGCCGTCGCCTCCGGATTCGGCCTGTCGGCCGAGGCAGAGTCCGCTGTGTCCTCATGCCTGGCCTTCGCCCGTGACCGGCCCGACCTTCTCAG GTCGCTCCCTAGGAAGGATGTCGAGGTTGTGGTGGCTAACGCTGCACCGGCTCTGTTCAAGGATGGGGAGGCATCTGCGCAGCGGCTGCAGCAGTACCTTGCTCAGGGAGAT GCAATGGAATCAGTCAAAGCAGAAACTGTCGACATTGTTCGGTACTTGTTAAGTTATGCATATAGTTCTTCAGACAGCTATGTGGAAGACAAAGAACTCACTGATTCAGCTGTGAGAAATATCTTGGCTGAGCTAGTAAATTCTAGTGGACTTTCCAGCACCTCCAGTTTTGTGGAGTCAACAGTCGGGCAAAATACCTTGGGTCAACCTGAACGATTCTCTAGGCCACTAGGACAAAATGTTGAAATGAAGCGAGGCGACTGGATTTGCACAAG ATGTAGCTTCATGAACTTTGCAAGAAATGCAAGGTGCCTTGAATGTAATGAGCATCGGCCAAAAAAGATGTTGACTGGTGGAGAGTGGGAATGCCCTCA GTGTGACTTCTATAATTATGGGAGGAACCTGTCATGCTTACGATGTGAATGCAAAAGACCAGCGTCAATAGCATCAAATCCTGCCTCTGCTGGTTTAGGCGGCGTGGCACAGCTTCTTGATGTACCCAATGCCGGTAGATCAGAAATTGAGAGAAAACTCGCTGAAAATGACGAGAAGGCAGAAAGGTGGTTGAGCAAAGTATCTCAGCTAGACGATTCTGCTGATTTAAGTAGTCTGGCAGCTGATGAGGATTTTCCTGAGATTATGCCTATGAGGAAGGGGGTCAATAAATTTGTAGTTAGCACACGCAAGACACCATTGGAGAGAAGATTGGCAAGTGGTAATAATAGCCCTCAAACACCAGCATCTGACTCCAAGATTAGTCAAACATTAGACAGGATACTTGGGCGTTCGACATCTATTTCTTCCCCAAACAATCAATCTGACAATGGGGGTGTAAATGCCAGTGCTCCCAAGAGATTAACAGGCCATCTTAGTGATATTGATCCTGTTCCTTTTGTGCCACTATCTGCAGATCTATTTGCCAAGCCACAGAACACAAAGAGTAATGAACAAGCAGACATGGATGGCCAAATAAGTAAGGAAACTGGTAGTTCATCCGATGTCGCACTGGCCTCAACTGAGAGGAGAGATGTCGATAAATCATTAGGTGCTGCTGAGAAATGGTCCAAGAAAGTTGCAGAACTCGACAATGTAAATAACCTTTCAAGTGCTATTTCTGATGAAGACTTTCCTGAGATTATGCCAATGAGGAAAGGCGAGAACAGGTTTGTTATTAGTAAGAAGAAAGACCGCTCACTGGCATCACCACAGTACAAAAGGCACAGTGTGCTTGAGCAGGCAGACAATTCCAATTTCACCCCATTTGTTCCGTTTCCTCCTGATTATTTTGCCAAAAAAGATGCGCCAGCAGAAAGTACTCCCGATACAGGAGTTGTTTCAGAAGGTTCCCCATCGGCTGATAAGCTGCCGGAAACAAATGCTTCATCAGGAAATTTGGGGAATAGCCTGAACACCTCACAGGTAATGGGCAGTCAGGCAAGTAGCAACATCAATAATGAGAACTGGAACAGAAATTACTCTCAGCAAAACTTGAGTACAGGTGGAAATACACGGGATGGAAGCAGCAACCAGCAGCATCAACAGCAACCTCATGAGCTGGGTGATCGACTTAGTGGTACATCAAGTACCAGTGCTTGGAACCCAAACTACTCCCAGGGGAGGTTTAATGATGGCAGAGGTGTATCTGGCAACTATCAACATCCACAGCAACCTCATGAGGTGGGTAATGGATCTGGTGGAACTTCGAATACCGATGCTTGGAACACAAACTACTCCCAGGGGAGGTTTAACGATGGCAGAGGTGGATCTAGCAACTATCAGCATCAACAGCAACCTCATGAGGTGGGTGATCGATCTAGTGGGACTTCGAATAACAGTGCTTGGAACAAAAACTACTCCCAGGAGAGGTTTAATGATGGCACAGGTAGATCTAACAACTATCAGCAGCAGATGCAACCTCATGAGGCGGGTGGTCGATACAGTGGCACTTCGAATACCCATGCTTTGAATACAAACTACTCCCAGGGGAGCTTCAACGAGGGCCAAGACGTATCTACTCATAATGGGGGTGGCTATTCTGCACAGCCGTCTTATACGCCTGGTTATAGTAATAACAATAGCAACAACAATTcttggagcagcagcaacaaccatAATTGGAGTGGTTCACATCCAGATAACAGCACTGCTAGTAGCGGCAGTGCTTCAGCTAACCCTAACCAAGCAACTGGCTACTCAAGTTACGGAGGCAGAGGTTATACAGGAAAGAGTTTAGAAGGTTCTGCTGTGAGGGACCCTGATCCTCTGGACATGTCTGAGGAAGCTAAGGCTGAGAGATGGTTTAGGAGGGCAGCACAGATAACCAACGTCGAGGATCTTGTCAACATTCCCGACGAGGACTTCCCTGCGATAATGCCGATGAGGAAGGGGGTGAACAGATTCGTAGTGAGCAAGAGGAAGACGCCGTTGGAGAGGAGATTGACCTCTCCTCAGTATAGAAGGAACCTACCCGTCGTAAGTTCTGAACCGGACAAAGATGCTAGCTGA
- the LOC124666722 gene encoding 60S ribosomal protein L24 yields MVLKTELCRFSGQKIYPGKGIRFIRADSQVFLFANSKCKRYHHNKLKPAKLTWTAVYRKQHKKDIHAEAAKKRRRTTKKPYSRSIVGATLEVIQKKRAEKPEVRDAAREAALREIKERIKKTKDEKKAKKAEVTKSQKSQGKGAVQKGSKGPKLGGGGGKR; encoded by the exons ATGGTTCTGAA GACTGAGCTTTGCCGTTTTAGCGGCCAGAAGATTTACCCAGGGAAGGGTATCAGGTTCATCCGTGCAGATTCGCAG GTTTTCCTTTTTGCCAACTCAAAGTGCAAGCGCTACCACCACAACAAGCTGAAGCCTGCAAAGCTTACCTGGACAGCAGTTTACAGGAAGCAGCACAAGAAG GATATCCACGCTGAAGCAGCGAAGAAGAGGCGCCGCACCACCAAGAAGCCATACTCACGATCAATTGTTGGTGCCACCCTGGAAGTTATCCAGAAGAAGAGGGCCGAGAAGCCAGAAGTCCGTGATGCTGCCAGAGAAGCTGCTCTCCG TGAGATCAAGGAGCGCATCAAGAAGACCAAGGATGAGAAGAAGGCAAAGAAGGCAGAGGTGACCAAGTCCCAGAAGTCACAGGGCAAGGGTGCCGTGCAGAAGGGTTCTAAGGGTCCCAAgcttggtggtggtggcggaaaGCGTTGA